The following proteins come from a genomic window of Labeo rohita strain BAU-BD-2019 chromosome 25, IGBB_LRoh.1.0, whole genome shotgun sequence:
- the si:ch211-107e6.5 gene encoding uncharacterized protein si:ch211-107e6.5: MQQRTDLKGLEVNETTPAMNVKLVKPEKSCCPAHCRSRAVFRLLINVRETSKPDLNQEHLANDNRTSLPAASVIHPIGEGHHQKTCRGDTQKRSSQDTEKEMEDNVIQTQHMEIDNEESESPFHQREQSLWRRAIRILFILFIILGIIVIFMIASQYDYLEWERIIRSLGLNKCMNGFVKLRFAGMYNPPV, from the exons ATGCAGCAGAGGACAGACTTGAAGGGACTTGAG GTCAATGAGACGACACCTGCCATGAACGTAAAGTTAGTAAAGCCAGAGAAATCCTGCTGTCCTGCTCACTGCCGTTCTCGAGCAGTTTTCAGATTACTCATTAATGTGCGTGAAACATCAAAACCGGATTTAAACCAGGAACATCTTGCAAATGACAACAG GACTTCATTGCCAGCAGCCTCCGTCATCCATCCAATTGGTGAGGGACATCATCAGAAGACATGTCGTGGAGACACTCAAAAACGCAGCTCTCAAGACACTGAGAAGGAGATGGAGGACAACGTCATACAGACTCAACATATGGAAATAGACAATGAGGAATCTGAGAGTCCTTTCCATCAGAGGGAACAAAGCCTTTGGAGAAGAGCTATCAGAATTCTATTCATCTTGTTCATTATTTTGGGAATAATTGTTATTTTCATGATTGCCAGCCAGTATGATTATCTGGAGTGGGAAAGAATCATAAGGTCACTAGGTCTTAACAAATGCATGAACGGCTTTGTAAAACTGCGCTTTGCTGGAATGTACAATCCGCCCGTATGA
- the gal gene encoding galanin peptides isoform X1, with amino-acid sequence MHRCVGGVCVSLIVCAFLTETLGMVIAAKEKRGWTLNSAGYLLGPRRIDHLIQIKDTPSARGREDLLGQYAIDSHRSLSDKHGLAGKREMPIEEDFKTAALRISDEDIVHTIIDFISYLKLKEIGALDSLPSSLTSEEISQA; translated from the exons ATGCACAGGTGTGTCggtggtgtttgtgtgtctctTATTGTGTGCGCGTTTCTTACGGAAACACTCGGAATGGTGATTGCG GCAAAAGAGAAGAGAGGATGGACCCTCAACAGTGCTGGGTATCTACTCGGTCCTC GTCGTATTGATCACCTTATACAGATTAAGGATACTCCCAGTGCAAGGGGGAGAGAAGATCTGCTTGGTCAAT ATGCCATAGACAGCCACAGGAGCCTTAGCGACAAGCACGGACTGGCAGGCAAGAGAGAAATGCCCATAGAGGAAGATTTTAAGACAG CAGCTCTGAGGATATCAGATGAGGATATTGTCCACACTATCATAGACTTTATTTCCTATCTCAAATTAAAAG AAATTGGAGCTCTTGACAGTCTGCCTTCCTCTCTCACATCAGAGGAAATAAGTCAAGCTTAA
- the gal gene encoding galanin peptides isoform X2, protein MHRCVGGVCVSLIVCAFLTETLGMVIAAKEKRGWTLNSAGYLLGPHAIDSHRSLSDKHGLAGKREMPIEEDFKTAALRISDEDIVHTIIDFISYLKLKEIGALDSLPSSLTSEEISQA, encoded by the exons ATGCACAGGTGTGTCggtggtgtttgtgtgtctctTATTGTGTGCGCGTTTCTTACGGAAACACTCGGAATGGTGATTGCG GCAAAAGAGAAGAGAGGATGGACCCTCAACAGTGCTGGGTATCTACTCGGTCCTC ATGCCATAGACAGCCACAGGAGCCTTAGCGACAAGCACGGACTGGCAGGCAAGAGAGAAATGCCCATAGAGGAAGATTTTAAGACAG CAGCTCTGAGGATATCAGATGAGGATATTGTCCACACTATCATAGACTTTATTTCCTATCTCAAATTAAAAG AAATTGGAGCTCTTGACAGTCTGCCTTCCTCTCTCACATCAGAGGAAATAAGTCAAGCTTAA
- the zgc:110339 gene encoding C-factor, protein MKIKFSKCHSVLITGASRGLGLQMVRQLLDTPNRPQKIIATARNPAAAKELQELAKSHPNVHVLPLDVTSDSSVDAAAHSVESIVGANGLNCLINNAAINMTSELDTVTRDAMMKSYESNTVAPLFVTKAFLPLLKRAAAEGSNMGIQKAAVINVSSVLGSVQLNWGEGASYKSYAYRASKSALNMVTRCLATDLEAEKILCVALHPGWVRTDMGGPTAPLSPEESISSVLSVISELTEQHHGGFVDYTGKSLPW, encoded by the exons ATGAAGATCAAGTTTTCCAAGTGTCACTCGGTGCTCATCACGGGGGCAAGCAGAGGTCTCGGACTGCAAATGGTCCGACAGCTGCTCGATACGCCGAACAGACCCCAAAAGATCATTGCAACCGCTCGGAATCCAGCCGCTGCAAAG GAACTGCAAGAACTTGCCAAATCGCATCCAAACGTTCATGTTTTGCCTCTAG ATGTCACCAGTGACAGCAGTGTGGATGCAGCAGCTCATTCAGTGGAATCCATTGTGGGCGCTAATGGCTTGAACTGCTTAATTAATAACGCGGCGATTAACATGACGTCTGAACTGGACACGGTCACTCGAGATGCCATGATGAAAAGCTATGAGAGTAACACAGTGGCTCCTCTTTTTGTGACCAAG GCTTTCCTGCCGTTGTTGAAAAGGGCGGCAGCTGAAGGCAGCAACATGGGAATCCAGAAAGCTGCAGTGATCAATGTGTCATCCGTACTGGGATCTGTGCAGCTCAACTGGGGCGAGGGTGCGAGCTACAAGAGTTACGCATACAGAGCATCCAAG AGTGCCTTGAATATGGTTACAAGGTGTTTGGCTACCGATCTGGAAGCTGAGAAGATCTTATGCGTCGCCCTTCACCCAGGTTGGGTGCGTACTGATATGGGAGGACCAACG GCACCTTTGAGCCCAGAGGAGAGCATATCATCAGTATTATCCGTCATTTCTGAATTAACGGAGCAACATCATGGAGGATTCGTGGATTACACTGGGAAAAGCTTACCCTGGTGA